In one window of Tellurirhabdus rosea DNA:
- a CDS encoding carboxypeptidase-like regulatory domain-containing protein gives MVRFMKRFVFLLFLLGLPGLSFAQRTIEGRAVDAVTRKPLEFANVFVSNTTRGQNTDEKGHFKLTGVPSGAVDLVVTYLGYETFSLKINADTLARPLLILLTPKASELQAVTIRRLRNGFQDYFPLFRKNFIGETAFSNDCRLLNPKALWFSLSDDGNTLLVRADEPLVIENKALGYLVRYTLEEFTCNFRSQYVSHYGYALFEEMTSKNARQLQKWEANRRKAYWGSPQHFLKALVDRQAAAEGYTLYRLIRDPKQEASDRPDEGPTGAVPPDRSRDTTLRKMPVGAFDKYVQYLVNKPLSESAVLSQTGGQHRLRFGDYLYVIFHKEYEEPRFLPANQWKVPQTSILWLADESAVVDPSGSLPDPLSVVFEGRWGREKMGELLPLDYQPWEGR, from the coding sequence ATGGTACGCTTTATGAAACGGTTTGTGTTTCTTCTTTTCCTGCTCGGTCTGCCGGGCCTGTCGTTCGCCCAGCGAACCATCGAAGGCCGGGCGGTGGATGCGGTCACGCGTAAGCCGCTGGAATTTGCCAACGTCTTCGTCAGCAATACCACCCGGGGGCAAAACACCGACGAAAAGGGCCATTTCAAACTGACCGGCGTGCCATCCGGGGCCGTCGATCTGGTCGTGACCTACCTCGGGTACGAGACGTTCAGCCTCAAGATCAATGCCGACACGCTGGCGCGGCCGCTGTTGATCCTGCTGACGCCCAAAGCCAGCGAACTCCAGGCGGTCACCATCAGGCGGCTGCGCAACGGCTTTCAGGACTATTTTCCGCTGTTCCGGAAAAATTTTATCGGCGAAACGGCCTTTTCAAACGATTGCCGCCTGCTGAATCCCAAAGCGCTGTGGTTTTCCCTGAGCGACGACGGCAATACGCTTCTGGTCCGGGCCGATGAGCCGCTGGTGATCGAAAACAAGGCCCTGGGGTACCTGGTCCGCTACACGCTGGAGGAGTTTACCTGTAATTTCAGGTCGCAGTACGTCAGTCATTACGGGTACGCGCTGTTCGAAGAAATGACTTCCAAAAACGCCCGGCAGCTCCAGAAATGGGAGGCGAACCGCCGGAAAGCGTACTGGGGTTCGCCGCAGCATTTTCTGAAGGCGCTCGTCGACCGGCAGGCCGCGGCGGAAGGGTACACTCTGTACCGGCTCATCCGGGACCCAAAACAGGAAGCTTCGGACCGACCCGACGAAGGGCCGACCGGGGCGGTTCCGCCGGACCGCAGCCGGGATACCACGCTCCGGAAAATGCCCGTCGGGGCGTTCGACAAATACGTGCAGTATCTGGTCAACAAGCCGCTCAGCGAATCGGCCGTGCTCAGCCAGACGGGCGGCCAGCACCGGCTCCGGTTCGGGGATTACCTGTACGTCATTTTTCATAAAGAATACGAAGAACCCCGCTTTCTGCCCGCCAACCAGTGGAAAGTACCCCAGACATCCATCCTCTGGCTCGCCGACGAATCGGCCGTGGTCGACCCCAGCGGCAGCCTGCCCGACCCGCTTTCGGTGGTGTTTGAAGGGCGGTGGGGCCGCGAAAAAATGGGCGAACTGCTCCCGCTCGACTACCAGCCGTGGGAGGGACGCTAA
- a CDS encoding nucleotidyltransferase domain-containing protein yields the protein MKNPLLKAFAEKAVQILSTDENVLGLAAGGSWITGETDEFSDIDLVLVTRDRIAPELAAMRSMAGRLGTVLSSFTGDHVGEPRLLIVLYDDPLLHVDIKFVTLAELAQRVENPVILFERDEVLTRVLNTTDYRFPQPDFTWLEDRYWVWVHYGVGKIGRGEFLEALDFLSFLRGMVLGPLLHLKHGSLPRGVRKLEMILPADDLARLHATVARPERASLLDATRAAAALYDDLSGLLYPATVTRRSAAREAAIRYLETISHPESQRAG from the coding sequence ATGAAAAATCCTCTCCTGAAAGCGTTTGCCGAAAAAGCCGTTCAGATTCTGTCCACCGACGAAAATGTGCTGGGGCTGGCCGCGGGCGGCTCCTGGATTACCGGCGAAACGGATGAATTTTCGGACATCGACCTGGTGCTCGTGACCCGTGACCGGATTGCGCCCGAACTGGCCGCCATGCGGTCGATGGCCGGGCGGCTGGGCACGGTGCTTTCTTCCTTCACCGGCGACCATGTCGGCGAGCCCCGCCTCCTCATTGTGCTCTACGACGACCCGTTGCTGCATGTCGATATCAAGTTTGTGACCCTGGCCGAACTGGCGCAGCGGGTAGAAAACCCGGTCATTCTCTTCGAACGGGATGAGGTATTGACGCGGGTGCTGAACACCACCGATTACCGGTTTCCGCAGCCGGATTTTACCTGGCTGGAAGACCGCTACTGGGTCTGGGTGCATTACGGCGTCGGCAAAATTGGCCGGGGGGAGTTTCTGGAGGCGCTCGATTTTCTTTCGTTCCTGCGCGGAATGGTGCTCGGGCCGCTGCTGCACCTGAAACACGGCAGTCTGCCCCGGGGCGTCCGGAAGCTGGAAATGATTCTTCCCGCTGACGATCTGGCCCGGTTACACGCCACCGTCGCCCGGCCCGAACGCGCTTCCCTGCTCGATGCGACCAGAGCCGCGGCGGCCCTGTACGACGACCTCAGCGGACTGCTCTATCCGGCGACCGTAACGCGCCGGTCCGCCGCGCGGGAGGCGGCCATACGCTATCTGGAAACGATTTCCCATCCGGAAAGCCAGCGGGCCGGATAA
- a CDS encoding FAD-binding and (Fe-S)-binding domain-containing protein, producing the protein MFRIAPPSLPFADLQKSLIGSLYFDDSPEHTAMRRLFATDASVYQEMPLAVAVPQTVDDLRHLVQFARQHRTSLIPRAAGTSLAGQVVGGGIVVDISSHFTKILEINPEERWVRVQPGVIRDDLNAFLKPYGLMFGPETSTASRAMIGGMIGNNSCGLHSIVWGATRDHLQRVNVLLSDGTEAEFGPLTEAGFRAKCEGRGVSGPLEQELYQHIDAVLRQPKNRQLIRESFPKPTITRRNTGYALDELLAFFEEDGEPLSGGVTGTSRTFNFCRLLAGSEGTLAFVTEARLALLPLPPAESALVCVHTDTIRHSLEANLVALEHRCYASELVDDYILQLTKTNIEQSKNRDFVQGDPKAILMVEFFEETSEAVRQKAEALIADLRARGLGYAFPILFGDEAKKAWNLRKAGLSIMYNIPGDDKPVNLIEDCAVDVRDLPDYIDELEKMAAEKHGLTLEYSAHAGAGELHVLPLINLKTTDGRQKFRALLADTAELVKKYGGSLSGEHGDGRLRGEFIPFMIGEEAFRLVQDVKRTWDPQNLFNPGKIVDTPPMNEALRYEADKAVPQPKTVFDFSAEGGLLNLAEKCSGSGDCRKTHITGGTMCPSYMATRNEKETTRARANILRHFYTREGQPEKHDYEEVKDVLDLCLSCKGCKAECPSSVDMARMKAEFLQQQYDANGTPLRSRLVGNFTRLMALASLAPWAYNAIYNTPALRRLANRTVGFHPERTMPHLAGTTLRKWFQSRQKSAGRFSASKSGGATLDRRPATNRLYLFCDEFTNYNDVEVGQKAILLLEGLGYEVILPEHAESGRTYLSKGLVREAKAIAEKNVAALKDLITEDTPLVGIEPSAILSFRDEYPDLVSEHLKADAYRLSKHALLLDEFIAREIDARRIREESFTTEKKLIKLHGHCHQKALSSLTATKKMLSLPAGYEVHLIPSGCCGMAGSFGYEAEHYDLSMQVGELVLFPTVRKQPEDVLIAAPGTSCRHQIKDGTGRKAQHPAEILYEALRGRVLND; encoded by the coding sequence ATGTTCCGAATTGCCCCGCCATCGCTGCCCTTTGCCGACCTTCAGAAATCCCTGATCGGAAGCCTTTACTTCGACGATTCGCCGGAGCATACGGCCATGCGACGACTGTTTGCGACGGATGCGTCCGTTTATCAGGAAATGCCGCTGGCCGTGGCCGTTCCTCAAACGGTGGACGACCTCCGGCATCTGGTTCAGTTTGCCCGGCAGCACCGCACCTCGCTGATTCCGCGGGCGGCGGGCACCTCGCTGGCCGGGCAGGTCGTGGGCGGGGGAATCGTCGTGGACATCTCCAGTCATTTTACCAAAATTCTGGAAATCAACCCCGAAGAGCGCTGGGTGCGTGTACAGCCGGGCGTCATCCGGGACGATCTCAACGCTTTTCTGAAGCCGTACGGGCTGATGTTTGGCCCCGAAACGTCCACGGCGAGCCGGGCGATGATCGGCGGGATGATCGGCAACAACTCCTGCGGACTGCACTCCATCGTCTGGGGCGCTACCCGCGACCATCTGCAACGGGTCAACGTGCTGCTCAGCGACGGGACCGAAGCCGAATTCGGGCCGCTCACCGAAGCCGGATTCCGGGCCAAATGCGAGGGCCGGGGCGTTTCGGGTCCGCTCGAACAAGAACTTTACCAGCATATCGACGCGGTACTGCGTCAGCCGAAAAACCGGCAGCTCATCCGGGAGAGTTTCCCCAAACCAACCATCACCCGGCGGAACACGGGCTACGCGCTCGATGAACTGCTGGCGTTTTTTGAGGAGGACGGGGAGCCGCTTTCGGGGGGTGTAACGGGCACCAGCAGGACATTCAACTTCTGCCGCCTGCTGGCCGGTTCGGAAGGGACGCTCGCCTTTGTCACCGAGGCGAGGCTGGCCCTGCTGCCCCTGCCGCCGGCCGAAAGCGCGCTCGTTTGCGTCCATACCGATACCATCCGACATTCGCTGGAAGCCAATCTGGTGGCGCTGGAGCATCGGTGTTACGCCTCCGAACTGGTGGACGATTACATTCTGCAACTCACCAAAACCAACATCGAGCAGTCGAAGAACCGGGATTTTGTCCAGGGTGACCCGAAGGCGATTCTGATGGTCGAGTTCTTTGAGGAAACCAGCGAGGCCGTCCGGCAGAAAGCCGAAGCCCTGATTGCCGACCTGCGGGCGCGCGGCCTGGGCTACGCCTTTCCGATTCTGTTCGGCGACGAGGCCAAAAAAGCCTGGAACCTCCGCAAAGCGGGCCTCAGCATCATGTACAACATTCCGGGCGACGACAAGCCGGTGAACCTCATCGAGGACTGCGCCGTGGACGTCCGCGACCTGCCCGACTACATTGACGAGCTGGAAAAAATGGCCGCCGAAAAACACGGCCTGACGCTCGAATACTCGGCCCATGCCGGGGCGGGCGAACTGCACGTGCTGCCGCTGATCAACCTCAAGACCACCGACGGACGACAGAAATTCCGCGCCCTGCTGGCCGATACCGCCGAGTTGGTCAAAAAATACGGCGGCTCGCTTTCGGGCGAACATGGCGACGGGCGGCTGCGGGGCGAATTTATCCCGTTCATGATCGGGGAGGAGGCCTTCCGACTAGTGCAGGACGTCAAACGCACCTGGGACCCGCAGAACCTTTTCAATCCGGGCAAGATTGTCGATACGCCGCCGATGAACGAGGCCCTGCGGTACGAAGCCGACAAGGCCGTGCCCCAGCCCAAAACGGTGTTCGACTTTTCGGCGGAGGGCGGACTGCTTAATCTGGCCGAAAAATGCAGCGGCTCGGGCGACTGCCGCAAAACGCACATCACCGGCGGAACCATGTGCCCGAGCTATATGGCCACCCGCAACGAAAAGGAAACGACCCGCGCCCGGGCCAACATCCTGCGGCATTTCTACACCCGCGAAGGCCAGCCCGAAAAGCACGATTACGAGGAAGTGAAAGACGTACTGGACCTCTGCCTCTCCTGCAAAGGCTGCAAGGCCGAATGCCCGTCGAGCGTGGACATGGCCCGCATGAAAGCGGAGTTTCTGCAGCAGCAGTACGACGCCAACGGCACGCCGCTGCGCAGCCGACTGGTCGGTAATTTCACGAGGCTGATGGCCCTGGCTAGCCTCGCGCCCTGGGCCTACAACGCCATCTACAACACGCCCGCCCTCCGCCGACTCGCCAACCGCACCGTCGGCTTCCACCCCGAACGGACCATGCCGCACCTGGCGGGAACAACGCTCAGGAAGTGGTTCCAAAGCCGTCAAAAGTCGGCAGGCCGTTTTTCTGCGTCGAAATCCGGCGGCGCGACCCTTGACCGGCGACCGGCGACTAACCGACTTTACTTATTCTGCGACGAATTCACGAACTACAACGACGTGGAAGTCGGGCAGAAGGCTATTTTGCTTCTGGAGGGCCTGGGCTACGAAGTCATCCTGCCGGAGCATGCCGAAAGTGGGCGGACGTACCTTTCCAAAGGGCTGGTTCGCGAGGCCAAGGCCATTGCCGAAAAGAACGTGGCGGCGCTGAAAGACCTGATCACGGAGGACACGCCGCTGGTCGGCATCGAACCCTCGGCCATCCTGTCGTTCCGGGACGAATACCCCGATCTGGTTTCGGAACACCTGAAGGCCGACGCCTACCGTCTGAGTAAGCACGCCCTGCTGCTGGATGAGTTCATCGCCAGGGAAATTGACGCCCGTCGAATCCGGGAAGAAAGCTTTACGACCGAAAAAAAGCTGATTAAACTACACGGCCACTGCCATCAGAAAGCCCTGTCGTCGCTGACGGCCACCAAAAAGATGCTGTCGCTGCCCGCCGGTTACGAAGTGCACCTGATTCCGTCCGGCTGCTGCGGCATGGCGGGCTCCTTCGGTTACGAGGCTGAGCACTACGACCTTTCGATGCAGGTCGGCGAACTGGTGCTGTTTCCCACCGTCCGGAAGCAGCCCGAAGACGTCCTCATCGCCGCCCCCGGCACCAGTTGCCGCCACCAGATCAAAGACGGCACCGGCCGCAAAGCCCAGCACCCGGCGGAGATTCTGTACGAGGCGCTGAGGGGAAGAGTTTTGAATGATTGA
- a CDS encoding DUF7133 domain-containing protein — protein MRTSAVLIGCFGISLLCLTALKTTDDGPSPALTPEQERATFQLEPDLDIQLVAAEPMVQDPVVIQFDPDGRLWVVEMRGFMPTVDGQGEKQRVGRVSVLEDADGDGRMDRSTVYLDSLILPRALALVPGGALVAENNALWMTEDRNGDLRADSKTLIDPDYAGNGLPEHAGNGLWRGVDNWYYNAKSRFRYKLVGGSWKRDSTEFRGQWGLSHDDKGRLLYNYNWSQLHGDLVPPNYLFRNKNHTPTTGIDHGLTVDRRIYPIRPTPAVNRGYIPGTLDKAGKLLEFTAACSPLAYRGKALPAAYHGNIFVCEPAGNLVKRNVVEEKGPILAASDPHPGREFLASTDERFRPVHLTEGPDGALYVADMYRGIVQHSAYMTPYLKEQSVSRNLVLPIHRGRIWRIVPKNGRAERSAKLSAESSSQLVARLSHPDGWHRDASQRLLVERGDKTVRPALLQTVREGRSELGRFHALWTLEGLQQLQPVELFPLLTDASPLIRTTALRLLEPFAARDPAVRERLGQLLLTESPKAAEEVAIQMAFTANGLSPAVANPVLENLLHRHGSLPLVRDAALSSLQNRELAFLQYLWKSPRWQTAEPAKEIFLEMLTTAIVRGRKASDLAALSAMAKSTKAPDWRQVALKNGLSVRGETAETAQAAKKTALSGADQEQFALGRQHYLTTCSGCHGTNGGGLNRFAPPLTGSDWVMGDEKRLTLLVLHGMEGPVEVAGKRYDAPAILPVMPAHTTMDDAVIASILTYIRNAWGNSAPPVSRRTVGMTRITSQGRVMPWKAAELNEYVLQAKK, from the coding sequence ATGCGAACCTCTGCTGTTCTGATCGGTTGCTTTGGAATAAGCCTGCTGTGCCTGACTGCCCTGAAAACGACGGACGACGGCCCTTCGCCTGCCCTGACGCCCGAACAGGAGCGGGCCACCTTTCAGCTTGAACCGGACCTGGACATCCAGCTCGTGGCGGCCGAACCGATGGTGCAGGACCCCGTCGTGATTCAGTTTGACCCGGACGGGCGGCTGTGGGTCGTGGAAATGCGGGGCTTTATGCCGACTGTCGACGGGCAGGGCGAAAAACAGCGCGTGGGCCGCGTCTCAGTGCTCGAAGATGCCGACGGCGACGGCCGCATGGACCGGAGCACGGTGTACCTCGACAGCCTCATCCTGCCCCGCGCGCTGGCACTGGTACCCGGCGGGGCGCTCGTCGCCGAAAATAACGCCCTCTGGATGACCGAAGACCGGAACGGCGACCTCCGCGCCGACTCCAAAACCCTCATCGACCCCGATTACGCCGGAAATGGCCTGCCCGAACATGCCGGAAACGGCCTCTGGCGCGGGGTGGACAACTGGTATTACAACGCCAAATCGCGGTTTCGGTACAAGCTGGTCGGCGGCAGCTGGAAACGCGACAGTACCGAATTCCGCGGGCAGTGGGGCCTCAGCCACGACGACAAGGGGCGGCTGCTGTACAATTACAACTGGTCGCAGCTGCACGGCGATCTGGTGCCGCCCAATTACCTGTTTCGGAACAAAAACCACACGCCCACGACCGGCATCGACCACGGCCTGACCGTCGACCGCCGCATTTATCCCATTCGACCCACCCCGGCCGTCAACCGGGGGTATATTCCCGGTACGCTCGACAAGGCCGGGAAGCTGCTGGAATTTACGGCGGCCTGTTCGCCGCTGGCCTACAGGGGCAAGGCGCTGCCGGCGGCCTACCACGGCAATATTTTCGTCTGCGAACCCGCCGGGAACCTCGTCAAACGGAACGTGGTCGAGGAAAAAGGGCCCATTCTGGCCGCCTCCGACCCGCATCCCGGCCGGGAGTTTCTGGCTTCCACGGACGAGCGTTTCCGGCCGGTGCACCTGACCGAAGGCCCGGACGGAGCTTTGTACGTGGCCGATATGTACCGGGGCATCGTGCAGCACAGCGCTTACATGACGCCGTATCTGAAAGAGCAGTCGGTCAGCCGCAATCTGGTTCTGCCCATCCACCGGGGCCGCATCTGGCGCATTGTTCCCAAAAACGGCCGGGCCGAACGTTCCGCAAAATTATCCGCGGAATCCTCCAGCCAACTGGTCGCCCGGCTCTCACATCCTGACGGCTGGCACCGCGATGCCTCCCAGCGGCTATTAGTCGAACGCGGGGACAAGACAGTCCGGCCCGCGCTGCTTCAGACCGTGCGGGAAGGCCGGTCCGAACTGGGTCGCTTTCACGCGCTCTGGACCCTGGAAGGGCTGCAGCAGCTTCAGCCTGTCGAGCTTTTTCCGCTCCTGACCGATGCCAGCCCACTCATCCGGACCACGGCCCTGCGGCTGCTGGAACCGTTTGCCGCCCGCGACCCAGCCGTTCGGGAAAGACTCGGCCAGCTGCTGCTCACCGAAAGCCCGAAAGCCGCCGAAGAGGTGGCGATTCAGATGGCGTTTACGGCGAATGGGCTGAGTCCGGCGGTAGCCAATCCGGTGCTGGAAAACCTGCTTCACCGGCACGGTTCGCTGCCGCTGGTGCGGGATGCCGCCCTGAGCAGTCTCCAGAACCGGGAGCTGGCCTTTTTGCAGTACCTCTGGAAATCGCCGCGCTGGCAGACCGCCGAACCGGCCAAGGAAATTTTTCTGGAAATGCTGACCACCGCCATCGTCCGCGGCCGGAAGGCATCCGACCTGGCGGCTCTTTCGGCGATGGCGAAAAGCACCAAAGCGCCCGACTGGCGGCAGGTGGCGCTCAAAAACGGCCTCTCGGTGCGCGGGGAAACGGCCGAAACAGCGCAGGCGGCGAAGAAAACGGCACTGAGTGGGGCCGACCAGGAGCAGTTCGCCCTGGGCCGACAGCATTACCTGACCACCTGCTCGGGCTGCCACGGCACCAACGGCGGGGGGCTGAACCGCTTTGCGCCGCCGCTCACGGGGTCGGACTGGGTGATGGGCGACGAGAAACGGCTGACGCTGCTGGTCCTGCACGGCATGGAAGGACCCGTGGAAGTGGCCGGAAAACGGTACGACGCCCCGGCGATCCTGCCCGTGATGCCCGCCCACACGACCATGGACGATGCCGTCATTGCCTCCATCCTGACCTACATCCGGAACGCCTGGGGCAACTCGGCCCCCCCGGTCAGTCGCCGGACAGTAGGCATGACCCGCATCACATCCCAGGGCCGCGTCATGCCCTGGAAAGCCGCCGAACTGAATGAGTACGTCTTGCAGGCGAAAAAGTGA
- a CDS encoding sugar phosphate isomerase/epimerase family protein, which produces MDRRDFLQQAAAGALALSFPASLGFGKETGMGVVVHSYGSRWNSKTASARFPAFTNAIDLLEHCGRIGAGGVQVVVKDWAPDFVQKVRDRRENLGLYLEGSIGLPKRPEDVPAFEKDVWAAREAGARVLRTVSLGGRRYETFRSLAEFEAFQKSAVQALQLAEPVLRRQQVRLGVENHKDWRADELAAVLRQLSSEWIGATLDFGNSIALLEDPMAVVQTLVPYVVSTHVKDMAVEEYADGFLLSEVPLGKGLLDLPKIVALCKQHNPAVTFNLEMITRDPLEIPCLKDAYWASFSGLSGGDLAKMLRFVRQHKAPTALPRVSPLNAEEKLAAEEQNILACLAYSKDSLAMK; this is translated from the coding sequence ATGGACCGACGTGATTTTTTACAGCAGGCTGCAGCGGGGGCTCTGGCCCTTTCGTTTCCGGCTTCTTTGGGTTTTGGAAAAGAAACCGGGATGGGCGTGGTAGTCCACTCGTATGGTAGCCGCTGGAACAGCAAAACGGCCAGTGCGCGGTTTCCGGCATTCACGAATGCTATCGATCTGCTGGAACACTGCGGCCGGATCGGGGCGGGTGGGGTGCAGGTGGTCGTGAAAGACTGGGCACCGGATTTTGTCCAGAAAGTCCGCGACCGGCGCGAAAACCTCGGGCTGTACCTCGAAGGGTCCATTGGGCTGCCGAAGAGACCGGAAGACGTTCCGGCGTTTGAAAAAGACGTTTGGGCGGCCCGGGAGGCCGGGGCGCGGGTGCTGCGGACGGTCAGTCTGGGCGGGCGGCGGTACGAAACTTTCCGGTCGCTGGCCGAGTTCGAAGCCTTTCAGAAAAGTGCGGTGCAGGCTCTGCAACTGGCCGAGCCGGTGCTGCGCCGCCAGCAGGTCCGGCTCGGCGTCGAAAACCACAAGGACTGGCGGGCCGACGAACTGGCGGCGGTGCTCCGGCAACTCAGCAGCGAGTGGATTGGGGCGACGCTGGATTTCGGCAACAGCATCGCCCTGCTGGAAGACCCCATGGCGGTGGTGCAGACGCTGGTGCCGTATGTCGTCAGCACCCACGTGAAAGACATGGCCGTGGAAGAGTACGCCGACGGGTTCCTGCTGTCGGAGGTGCCGCTGGGCAAGGGCCTGCTCGACCTGCCGAAAATCGTGGCGCTCTGCAAACAGCACAATCCGGCGGTAACCTTCAATCTCGAAATGATTACCCGCGACCCGCTCGAAATTCCGTGCCTGAAGGACGCATACTGGGCCAGTTTTTCCGGCCTGTCGGGCGGCGATCTGGCGAAGATGCTTCGGTTTGTCCGGCAGCACAAAGCCCCGACGGCGCTTCCCCGCGTCTCCCCGCTGAACGCCGAAGAGAAGCTGGCGGCCGAAGAACAGAATATTCTGGCCTGCCTGGCCTACAGTAAAGACAGCCTGGCAATGAAGTAA
- a CDS encoding SDR family NAD(P)-dependent oxidoreductase: MLQETTTVLPGIKQFDLTGRAAIVTGGSKGLGLAMAAGLASAGANMLLVNRTADEGARAADELSRHYGIRALSFSADITDKDQTEAMARAAMEAFGRIDILINSAGINIRGPIDEISPADFEKVMRVNVTGTWLCCRAVTPYMKESGRGSIINLASTLGLVGLGNRTPYTASKGAVVQMTRALGVELAPFNINVNAICPGPFLTEMNLPIADTEEGQKFVVGATVLGRWGHLREIQGAAIFLASDAASYMVGSLLTVDGGWTAR; the protein is encoded by the coding sequence ATGCTACAGGAAACGACAACCGTACTCCCCGGAATCAAACAATTCGACCTCACCGGACGCGCCGCCATCGTAACGGGCGGTTCCAAAGGACTGGGGCTGGCCATGGCCGCCGGACTGGCTTCGGCCGGAGCCAATATGCTGCTCGTAAACCGCACGGCGGACGAAGGCGCCCGGGCCGCCGACGAACTGAGTCGGCACTACGGCATCCGGGCTTTGTCCTTCTCCGCCGACATTACGGACAAGGACCAGACCGAAGCGATGGCCCGGGCGGCGATGGAGGCTTTCGGCCGCATCGACATTCTGATCAACAGTGCGGGCATCAACATCCGCGGCCCCATCGACGAGATCAGTCCCGCCGATTTCGAAAAGGTCATGCGCGTCAACGTGACCGGAACCTGGCTCTGCTGCCGGGCCGTAACGCCCTACATGAAAGAATCCGGGCGGGGCAGCATCATCAACCTCGCCAGCACGCTCGGTCTGGTCGGGTTGGGCAACCGGACGCCCTACACGGCCAGCAAAGGGGCCGTGGTGCAGATGACCCGGGCGCTGGGCGTCGAACTGGCCCCGTTCAACATCAACGTCAACGCCATCTGCCCGGGTCCGTTTCTGACCGAAATGAACCTGCCGATTGCCGATACGGAAGAAGGGCAGAAGTTTGTCGTCGGGGCGACCGTGCTGGGCCGCTGGGGCCATCTGCGCGAAATTCAGGGCGCGGCGATTTTCCTCGCCAGTGACGCCGCGAGCTACATGGTCGGCTCGCTGCTGACGGTCGACGGCGGCTGGACGGCCCGGTAA
- a CDS encoding MFS transporter: MKAQGKMSRIRYAMVALVFVNVVINYLDRSNLSVAASALGKDLRLSKVEMGYIFSAFGWAYAFLQIPGGLIADRYAPRVLYAFCLITWSVSTVFQGFARGFASLFALRLATGTFEAPSYPINNRVVTSWFPDQERATAIALFVSGQFIGLAFLTPVLTALQVSVGWKGLFVVTGLVGIVWGVVWYFFYRDPLDHPRVSEAELNHIEEGGGLFRARKTGPGLSVWNRENLKQVLNRRTLWGIYIAQFCVNATLWFFLTWFPTYLVEYRKLDFIKTGFLASIPFLAACAGLLLSGYISDKMVKEGKSIGVARKTPIIIGMLLSVSIVGANYTADTAMVIFFMALAFFGAGMALISWVFVSILSPKHLIGLTGGVFNFMGNLASIVVPIVIGYLVKGGNFQPALVFIGSLSFIGACSYIFIVGKIERVKELEPVS, translated from the coding sequence ATGAAGGCACAAGGAAAAATGTCCCGCATCCGGTACGCCATGGTGGCGCTGGTGTTTGTCAACGTGGTGATCAATTACCTCGACCGGAGCAATCTGTCGGTGGCCGCTTCGGCCCTCGGCAAAGACCTCCGCCTGTCGAAGGTGGAAATGGGGTATATTTTCTCGGCTTTCGGCTGGGCGTATGCTTTTCTCCAGATTCCGGGCGGACTCATTGCGGACCGATACGCCCCGCGCGTGCTGTACGCTTTCTGTCTGATTACCTGGTCGGTTAGCACCGTTTTTCAGGGATTCGCCCGGGGCTTTGCGAGTCTGTTTGCGCTGCGGCTGGCAACGGGCACGTTCGAAGCCCCGTCGTACCCCATCAACAACCGGGTCGTGACGAGCTGGTTTCCGGACCAGGAGCGGGCGACGGCCATCGCGCTGTTCGTGTCGGGGCAGTTCATCGGACTGGCCTTCCTGACGCCGGTGCTCACGGCGTTGCAGGTGTCTGTCGGCTGGAAAGGGCTGTTTGTCGTGACCGGTCTGGTCGGTATTGTGTGGGGCGTTGTCTGGTATTTCTTCTACCGCGATCCGCTCGACCATCCGCGCGTCAGCGAAGCGGAACTGAACCATATCGAAGAGGGCGGTGGACTGTTCCGCGCCCGGAAAACGGGCCCCGGTCTGAGCGTCTGGAACCGCGAAAACCTGAAACAGGTGCTCAATCGCCGGACGCTCTGGGGAATTTACATCGCCCAGTTCTGCGTCAACGCCACCCTCTGGTTCTTTCTGACCTGGTTTCCCACGTATCTGGTAGAATACCGGAAGCTGGATTTTATCAAAACCGGCTTTCTGGCCTCGATTCCTTTTCTGGCCGCCTGCGCGGGGCTGTTGCTTTCGGGGTACATTTCGGATAAGATGGTGAAGGAGGGGAAATCCATCGGCGTGGCGCGCAAAACGCCCATCATCATCGGCATGCTGCTGTCGGTGAGCATCGTCGGGGCCAATTACACGGCCGACACGGCGATGGTCATTTTCTTCATGGCGCTGGCCTTTTTCGGGGCGGGGATGGCCTTGATTTCGTGGGTGTTCGTTTCCATTCTTTCCCCCAAACACCTCATCGGTCTGACGGGCGGCGTCTTTAATTTCATGGGCAATCTGGCGTCCATCGTCGTGCCCATCGTCATCGGTTACCTCGTCAAAGGCGGCAATTTTCAGCCCGCACTGGTGTTTATCGGCTCCCTGAGTTTCATCGGGGCGTGTTCGTACATCTTTATCGTGGGGAAAATCGAGCGGGTGAAGGAACTGGAGCCCGTCAGTTAA